A window of Flavobacterium psychrophilum genomic DNA:
TTAACTTTTATATATCTTTTGGCCTCACCTCCGAGCCTTTCCAAAGCAGGGGAAATGAGAATACGTATATTATCGTTCCGGATGCTCTAAAAGGTAATCCTTAAGCATTTCGTCTATCGTTTGATAATACTTCGCAAGTGCTTCTGCATCTACATCCGGATGTTCAAAAGTAGGCAGGGTGTCTTCTACTTCGCTAAGGTATTTAGAAAGCTCAGGGTATTTTTCCTGTATAAGTATCGTTATCTTAAGTATTTTTTCGGTGAGTTCTTTTTTGCTTTCCATAACTATAGGTTTTGAGTATACTGTAAATTTAGTAATAAATTTTATGTGTTATTGACCTTTGCAGTATCCTAAATTTTTCTTAACAAAATTACATTGTCAAAGGAGTTGGATTTACCTTTACGTGAACACAAAATCTTACTACTATGAAAACCTTCCAAAAATTACTGGTTGCAATAGCGTTTATCGTTTCTACCGGCGCGAGTGCGCAAGTATCGGTAAATGTAAATATAGGCACACCTCCGGCATGGGGACCTTCCGGATATACCGAGGCGCGCTACTATTACCTACCTGATATCGAAACGTATTATGACGTAAATACCAGTGAATACATTTACCTGACCAATGGCAAATGGATGCGTACTGTAACAGTGCCTGCTCCTTACAGAACATATAACTTTTATAACGGATATAAAGTTGTAATGACAGACTATCGCGGTGCGACACCTTACACGTATTATAATACATACAAGGTAAAATACCCTAAAGGTTATAAAGGAAAACCACAGAAAAATATTGGTGTGCCTCCCGGCCATGCTAAAAAAATGGCGGCAGGCCCCAACGGTGGAGGGAAAGGAAAGGGACACGGGAAAGGTCACGGCAAGGGCCATGATAAAGGGAAACACTAAATCGGCTAAGGCCGATTTTTTTATATTACAATATGATCGGTATTGCTAAAATTTTCTTAACGAAAAAGTATTGGCACAAAAGTTGGTTTTAGCATCATAACTAATAATCTAAATCGAGAGATCATGAAAACGTTTCAAACATTGCTGATAGCAATAGCGTTTATAGCTACCGGCAGCACTCAGGCACAGGTTTCCGTTGGCCTAAATGTAAATATTGGTTCGCCACCGGCATGGGCTCCCCCACCGCCTGTACACACAGAAGTACGTTACTACTACCTGCCCGAGATACAAACTTACTATGATGTTAACACCAGACACTATATTTACCTTGACCGTGGCCGATGGGCACGCCGCACTTACCTGCCAGTTGCCTACAGAGACTATAACCTTTACCGCGGTCCCAAAGTAGTTGTTGAGAACTATTACGGCGCCACACCTTACACCTATTACAAACCTGTAAGGGTAAAACATTACAGGCCTGCTCCAAGAGTGGTTAAGCATTACGATAAACACCACGGACACCACAAAAAACACAGAGGTCCCGACCGTCATCACGGGCATCATGGAAGACATTAACGTAAAAACCGGCTTAGAGGCCGGTTTTTTTGTGAAGTTAAATTTCTCTTATCCCTATCTGTTTGAAAAATTGATATGTTCCATCATACATATTTTGTTTCCGTGTAACATCGGTGTTGTCTCCGTTTGGAATATATAAAATCATTCCCTGTCTTGCTCTAGTCAAAAGCACACGATATGAGTTAAATAGATAATTGATTATTTCCACGCTACCAATATTCTGCCATTTAGTACCTTTGAATTTTTGATAATTCCATCTATCATCAGAATAATACAAATCTGCATCCCATGCGACACAAGTCCAGTCCAATTCTAATCCTTGAATATCAAATTCCGTAGCGACCTCTTCTAAAAATGACGACGATCTTATATCATTCTTATCATTAAGAAACCATTTCGGAGCGTCAACTTTTACCTTAACATTCAACCCAATCGGTCTCAACCTGATAGCTCCAGAGGAAGCAATTATACCAATCCTTTCATTACCTTTAGCTTTAGATTTTAACCATCCCTTCGCAATAGCTAAATCTCTTGTTAGCATAATTGGATATTGTTTTATTATAAAATCTAAATAGATTTTTCTAGCAGCATTAGCATCATTACTAATTAACTTTTGAATAAAATTTGACAACTGAGCGCTACGGAACGACCTCAAAGAAACTGATAAATGAAGTTCTTCCTTTTTTACAGCATTATCCTCTAAAATTTTAAGCACCGACGATTTTTTTATATAGTTTTCATCTTCAATAATCTTAGACGAATAATAAATACTCCAATCTTTAAATTTATCTGAGAATGGTCTAATCCATTCTTCCAATCCTGCTTCACCAGTGTTAATTTCTTGCCCACCACCAATTAAGCAAATTATTGTACACCAATCTTTATGCCTATCCATCACTTCAATTAGAAATTCAGGCTCGGACTTATTAAAATCAGAATATCCTTTATTCCTTTTCATAAAATTTGAAGCCTGTTCTTTAGTCCAAGCTCGTTGGGCTTCATCGAATATCGTAACTTTTTCAATCGGAGCCTTAGAATCTCTAAGCGAAGCATCTCTAAAATGGTGTATGTTTTGAATAAACGATTTCACCTGCGATTTGGCCGATTCTTTAGTCAGTTGTTTACCTTCTATTTTGGATGATTCATATTTATCTCTAGCAAGAGCTTCTCTTAAAACGTCTACCAATGGTCCATTGCCTGATAAAAAGACTGCATGTTCTTCCTCATTATAATTAGACCTTAAATTAGCAATATTCAACCCTGCCAAAGTTTTCCCCGCTCCTGGCACACCTGTTACAAAACAAATCGATTTCTTCTTATGCAGTTTTGAATAGTCAATTATTTTAGAAATACATACTGACGTTAAAGCCAAATTTTCAGCTCCTGCATCATATCTAGCAATTTCTTCAACATTATGATTTTTATATAGAGCTGTTGCTGCCTCTATAATTGTCGGAGTAGGTTTGTAAATGGAAGTTACCCACTCTTGCACATTAATCTCAGTCTTATTTTGACTAAAGTACAATAGTGTACTCCGAATAACTTGTGCCAAGTTTTCGGAATTTGCATAGATCGTGTCGTATAAATTATCTAAGCTTTTACTATAAATGTTATTTACATCTGCAGCCGAATCTGCAATCAAAATTGGAATTAGAATCTTGTTATGACTTCCTTCATGAAAGTTATTTAAATCTAATGCATAATTGAACACTTGTTCCTGCCCATAATTACCATACTTTGAGGATCCTATTTTAAACTCTATAACGAAAATACAATTGTCAATAATTATAACATTATCAACTCGTTTACCCATTCTTGGAATTGAAAACTCAAAGTAAATTTCTCCATCAAAACCTACTAATTTTTTTTGAAGAGTTATAACTTGTGATTTCCAAGCGTTAGACTGCTGTATTATTAATTTATTTAAATCATAGTGACCTGAGATTTTCCCATAAATCTTATCAGCATCCTCTTTTAAAAAATCAGCTATAGAATTAGCATAGTAAGCCCTATTCATCAAACAAATCTTTGATATTTATACCCAGAGCTATTGCCAATTTTTCGATCACAATTATAGACACGTTTCTCTCTCCTTTTTCAATCGTAGGAAGATAGGTTCGGTCTATATCAGCTAAGTTGGCAAGTTTTTCCTGCGAAAGTCCTTTAACCTTTCTTAATTGTTTTATTCGAAGTCCAAATTTTTGCTTAATATCCATATTAACAAAATTTGAAAAATGTAGACTATAAAACAACGGAGTATAGTCGGGGTATTTTTATATTTGTATTTAATTTCAAGCAGCTGAAATGATAAATTTAAATACAAATATTCTATTCAATTATCTATATCGAGATTACAGCAACTACAAAAAGTATGGAAATGTGGTATTCAGTAATCCTAATAGCATCTCATTGCTAGATATCGAAAATACATTAAGAGGTTATTTTATTGACGGAGAGTATTTTGACGCAGCAAAAGTTGGATTACCTTTATTATTCTTCGAAGTTTCAAATATAGATGATCATGAACTACATGAATTTGAAAGCATTCAAACCACGAAAGATGAAACGTATTTTACAACTATCGAAGAGTTCCTCTCTAAACTCATATAAATGAAACGGCTGCGTTGCCTTGATAGACAATGCAGCCGTTTTGGGGGCTAAACAACCTAAGGATTACTGAAGATCGACTCTAAGCTTGTGGCCTGTGAAAGCCTCAATGGCTTCCTGATAATCGATCTCATCCCAATTGGTTTCTTCGTGTACACCCTCAAACTCTTTTGCCCAGGTAATAAACTCGGCAATGTCTGTTCTTGAATCTCCGGAGAAAAATCCTTTTTGTCCTGCAATAAACGCAATGTCTGCGATTGCTTCGAAGAGCTTGAAGTCTTCGACGGTGTGTTGTAAAGTGTTCATTTGATTGGTTTGATTTTGGTTTTTATTATTGATTGAGGTTGCAAATGTTGTAAAAATACCCGACACGCACACTATAAATGTTAAAGAATTTTACAACTTTAACACTCTCACTTACAGAAGGTTGTCGAACGTTTCTTACATTTTTTAACTTAATTTTATGATACAATTACTTTGCCAAAAATTTACGGAAAACCTCATTGTAAACCTTGCCTTACAGT
This region includes:
- a CDS encoding transcriptional regulator gives rise to the protein MDIKQKFGLRIKQLRKVKGLSQEKLANLADIDRTYLPTIEKGERNVSIIVIEKLAIALGINIKDLFDE